The DNA region TAAAAACCATAAACTTGATAAGGAAAAATTTAAATCAAAACTTAGAAATCCTTGGCGTTCTTCTTACCATGTATAGCCGTACCACCCTTGCCCAACAAGTTATAGAAGAAGCACAGAAATACTTTAAAGATAAAGTTTTTAAAACTCTTATTCCTAGAAATGTAAGATTGAGTGAGGCTCCAAGTTACTCCCAATCTATTTTTGAATATGCTCCAGATTCCTCAGGAGCAGAAGCTTATAGAGAAATCACAAAAGAGGTGATACAACGTGTCTTCTCAAAAGAAGGGCTTAGGTAGAGGACTTGAAGCCCTAATAGGAGAGGAAGAAAAACTTATAGAAAAAATACCTATAGATAAAATAGTTCCCAATCCAAACCAACCAAGAGAAACTTTAAATCCAGAAACCCTTCAGGAGTTAGTAGAATCAATAAAACAGTTAGGGCTTCTACAACCCATATTAGTAAGACCTAAAGGAGATTATTACGAAATAGTAGCTGGAGAACGTAGATACCATGCTGCAAAAACTGCAGGATTAAAGGAAATCCCTGTAATCATTAAAGAAATAGATGATCAATCAGCCTGGGACATAGCTCTTACTGAAAATCTCCAAAGAGAAGATTTAAATCCCATTGAAAAAGCAAAAGCATTCCAATACTATATTGAGACCTTTAATGTAACTCAAGAAGAGCTTGCCCAAAGACTTTCTATAAGTAGGTCTGAAGTAGCAAATTTTTTAAGACTCCTTCAGCTTCCCCCTGAAATACAAGAAGAGGTAAGAAGAGGCAATTTAACCTATGGTCACGCAAGAACTCTACTTGGAATAGAAGACCCTAATATGCAAAAACTTTTAGCCCAAAAAATAATAAGGGAAAAACTATCTGTAAGAGAAATCGAAGACCTTGTAAAAAAAAGAAAAATTAGGAATGAAATAGAAATTCCTGAGATAAGATCTCTTGAGGAAAAACTGGAGCAATATTTAGGCACCAGAGTAAAAATTCAGCCTAAAAGCCCTAATAAAGGTAAAATTACTATAGAGTATAAAAGTTTAGAGCACTTAGAAGAGATTATTAGGAAATTTTTGGAGTGATAAAAGTATGAAAGAATTAAATGAAAAATTAATTGAAACATTAATTCTTGATACCTTAAAAGAAATGGTTATAGTATTGGATAAAGACATGAATATAGTCTATGCTAATAAATCAGCCCAAATCTCCCTAGACTTAGATCTCAAAAACATTACAGATAAAAAATGCTATAAGCTCTGGCACTATAGAGACACTCCATGTATAAACTGCCCCGTAATAAGATCTATGGAGACCAAAGAAGTCTCTGAAGGAGAAGTCACTACTCCCGACGGAAGGGTATGGCATATAAAGTCTTATCCCATTTTAAATGAGAAAAACAAGGTTATTGGTGCTATAGAAATAACACAAGAAATTACAGAAAAGAAAATCTTTGAAGCAGAAATTCAATATCTTACCTTTCATGATAAACTTACAGGGCTTTACAATAGAGCCTTCTTTGAGGAAGAACTAAAAAGGCTTGATACTCAAAGACAACTTCCTATAAGTATTGTAATGGGAGATCTTAATGGCTTAAAGCTCGTAAATGACGCCTTTGGACACGAGGAGGGAGACAAACTATTAAAATCAGTGGCAGAGATCTTGAAAAAATCTTGTAGAAAAGAAGACATTATCGCAAGATGGGGAGGAGATGAATTTGTCATAATCTTTCCTAAAACTCCTAGAGATGTCGTAGAAAGAATTTGTGAAAGGATAAAAGAAAACTGTGAAAAATATAATCAAGAAATAGATAAAAAACATCCTATACCTCTAAGTATTGCCCTTGGACATGCTACCAAGGAAGAAAAAGACGAGAAAATGTTAGAAGTACTTAAAAGAGCCGAAGATAGAATGTACAGAAACAAATTAATAGAAGGAAAAACCTTTAGAGATTCTGTCCTCAAATCCCTCAAAAATCTCTTATGGGAAAATACCTTTGAAAGTGAAAGTCATGAAAACAAAATAAAAGAATTGGTCTCCAAAATGGCAGACATCCTTACCCTATCCGATATAGAAAGAGAAGCTCTAATATTTCTTTCCTACTTTCATGATATAGGAGAAATAGCAATTCCAAAAGAAATTATGAGAAAACCAGAAAAACTCACTGAGGATGAATTTAAAAAAGTAAAAACCCATCCTGAAGTGGGCTATAGAATTGCTGAAACCTCTTATGAACTTGCTCCTATTGCAGAATACATTCTTACTCACCATGAATGGTGGAATGGAGAAGGATATCCAAGAGGTTTAAAGAAAGAAGAGATACCTCTGGTCTCAAGAATCTTTGCCATAGTCGACGCTTATGAAGTGATGATCTCGGGAAGACCATATAAAAGAGCAAAAACAAAAGAAGAAACCATTGAGGAACTAAAAAAATTTGCTGGTATACAGTTCGATCCAAATTTAGTGGAAGTTTTTGCAAATATAATATAAAAACATGGAACTTAAAGGTATAATTTTTGATTGGGATGGAACTCTTGTAGACTCATTTCCAGCTTGTATAAAGGCCACAAAAGAAATTTTTAAAAAATTCGGGTTTATCATATCCGAAGAGGAGTATAGAGAGAAATTTTCTCCAAACTGGTATGATATATACAGAAAACATAATATTCCAGAGAAATATTGGAAAGAAATAGATCTACTATGGAAGGATTATTTTGATTATTCTCTGGTAAAGTGGAGAGAAGGAGCGGTAGAAAATTTAACCTTTTTAAAAAAACTGAACCTTAAAATAGGAGTGGTCACCGCAAGTACTAAAGAAGATATAGAGAGAGAAAAACCTTATCTCAATCCTGAAGAATATATAGATGGGTGGATTACTTGGGAAGATTCCGAAAAGCCAAAACCAGATCCCTTACCTCTTCTAAAAATACTAAAAAAATTAAGCCTTTCACCTTTGGAAGTAATATATGTAGGAGATACAAAAGAGGATATAGAGATGAGTAAAAAACTCAACATTCTAACCATTGGAGTTCTCTCCCCCTTCACCCAAAAAGAAAAACTTGTCTCTTCTAATCCAAACTTTCTCTTTAACAATCTCTTTGAATTATTAAAGTTTTGGAAAGATTTATTCCTTTAATAAAAATTCCAATCTTTCTTTTACTGCCTTAATAAAATCCTCGGTATAATAGTATCTATCTACAGGAGGATATGCTTGAGGTTGTAGATCCTTAGTCATAATACCACTTTCTATGGTTTTAATAGTTGCTTCTTCCAATTTATTTGCAAAATTGACTACTTCAGGAGTACCGTCTAATTCTCCTCTCTTCCTTATACCTCCTGTCCAAGCAAATATGGATGCGGTAGGATTTGTAGAAGTTTTGTTTCCCTTTAAGTATTCGTAGTAATGTCTTCTTACAGTGCCATGGGCAGCCTCAAACTCATATTCTCCCTCAGGAGAGACTAATACAGAAGTCATAAGTCCAAGACTTCCAAACCCTGCAGCAATCATATCGGACATTACGTCTCCCTCGTAATTCATACATGCCCAGAGCATCCCACCTTCTGATTTCAATATCTGAGCCACAGCATCATCAATAAGGAAATATCTATAATTTATTCCAGCCTTTTCAAAATCTTCTTTTCTTCTTTCTACTTCTTCTTGGAATATTTCTTTAAAATATCCATGATAAATCTTTGATATAGTATCCTTGGCAGAAAACCAGAGATCTACTTTTTCAGAAAGAGCATAATTTATGCAGGATTTTGCAAAACTCCTTATAGACTTTTCAGTATTATGAAGAACCATAAATATTCCTTTCCCATCAAAGGTATGAACCTTAAATTCTTTAACTTCAGAATTTTTAACAATAACTTCAATTTCTGCAGGCTCTTCAACCCTATATTCAAAAGCATTGTATATATCTCCATAAGCATGCCTTCCTATTATTACCGGCTTCTTCCATGTCTTCACATAAGGAGGAATATTTTTCACAATAATAGGTTTTCTAAATACCGTTCCATCTAAATACGCTCTTATAGTAGCATTAGGACTTTTCCATGCTTTTTTTAAGTTATACTCTTTTACCCTTTCCTGATCTGGCGTAATGGTAGCACACTTTACCCCTACTTTGTACTCTTTTATGGCTTTTGCCGCTTCAAGGGTTACCATGTCAGAAGTGGCATCTCGGTTTTGGATTCCCAAATCAAAATATTTAATAGGAATGTCTAAATAAGGAAAAATGAGCTCTTCTTTAATCCATTTCCACATTACTCTTGCCATTTCATCCCCATCAAGTTCTACAATAGGATTTTTTACTTTAATCTTTCCCACATTTATCCCTCCCTTTCTCTTTCTAACTTTTTAAATAATAACCTAATAAATAACTTAAGACAACGTATTATAATAAATTAAAAAATGTGAGGGAGGAAGAAAATGAAGAAAGAATTCTGGTGGCTTAAATACCCTACTTTAATACTCTTAAAAGAAATTCAAAAGGTTAACAAAAATATGGACAAATCTATTGAAAACTTAAAAGATTATATTTATGAAATTTTGGTTCAAGAATTTAAAGAGCATAATTGTGAGGTAATCCTGTGGAAAAAAGAGCAAGATAAGAAAGTAAAAAACAATTATGCGATAATAATAAATCCAGTGTTTTTAGGAAAATTAGATTCTAAGATAGAAGAGGTATTAAAAAACAACAAGCTTCCTGAAGATAATGAAATCCTAAAAGAATCCCTTCCAGAAGTAAATCCTCCCTTTGCTATTAGTATTGGAAGGAAGGTATGCAAAAATTTAGAGATATACCCTGAACTTCATCCCAATTTTATTAATCTTGTATTTATTGAGGACAATATAAATATCCATAGTCTATCTTCAAATACAAAAGTTCAACTTATAAGATTTCTCATGGCAAAATTAGGAGCTTTTAAAAATATTATTGTTCCATATAAAGGGGAAAATATATCTGAGAATAAAGTTATATTAGGAACCT from Dictyoglomus turgidum DSM 6724 includes:
- a CDS encoding NADP-dependent isocitrate dehydrogenase; protein product: MGKIKVKNPIVELDGDEMARVMWKWIKEELIFPYLDIPIKYFDLGIQNRDATSDMVTLEAAKAIKEYKVGVKCATITPDQERVKEYNLKKAWKSPNATIRAYLDGTVFRKPIIVKNIPPYVKTWKKPVIIGRHAYGDIYNAFEYRVEEPAEIEVIVKNSEVKEFKVHTFDGKGIFMVLHNTEKSIRSFAKSCINYALSEKVDLWFSAKDTISKIYHGYFKEIFQEEVERRKEDFEKAGINYRYFLIDDAVAQILKSEGGMLWACMNYEGDVMSDMIAAGFGSLGLMTSVLVSPEGEYEFEAAHGTVRRHYYEYLKGNKTSTNPTASIFAWTGGIRKRGELDGTPEVVNFANKLEEATIKTIESGIMTKDLQPQAYPPVDRYYYTEDFIKAVKERLEFLLKE
- a CDS encoding HAD family hydrolase; translation: MELKGIIFDWDGTLVDSFPACIKATKEIFKKFGFIISEEEYREKFSPNWYDIYRKHNIPEKYWKEIDLLWKDYFDYSLVKWREGAVENLTFLKKLNLKIGVVTASTKEDIEREKPYLNPEEYIDGWITWEDSEKPKPDPLPLLKILKKLSLSPLEVIYVGDTKEDIEMSKKLNILTIGVLSPFTQKEKLVSSNPNFLFNNLFELLKFWKDLFL
- a CDS encoding ParB/RepB/Spo0J family partition protein, whose product is MSSQKKGLGRGLEALIGEEEKLIEKIPIDKIVPNPNQPRETLNPETLQELVESIKQLGLLQPILVRPKGDYYEIVAGERRYHAAKTAGLKEIPVIIKEIDDQSAWDIALTENLQREDLNPIEKAKAFQYYIETFNVTQEELAQRLSISRSEVANFLRLLQLPPEIQEEVRRGNLTYGHARTLLGIEDPNMQKLLAQKIIREKLSVREIEDLVKKRKIRNEIEIPEIRSLEEKLEQYLGTRVKIQPKSPNKGKITIEYKSLEHLEEIIRKFLE
- a CDS encoding HD-GYP domain-containing protein; protein product: MKELNEKLIETLILDTLKEMVIVLDKDMNIVYANKSAQISLDLDLKNITDKKCYKLWHYRDTPCINCPVIRSMETKEVSEGEVTTPDGRVWHIKSYPILNEKNKVIGAIEITQEITEKKIFEAEIQYLTFHDKLTGLYNRAFFEEELKRLDTQRQLPISIVMGDLNGLKLVNDAFGHEEGDKLLKSVAEILKKSCRKEDIIARWGGDEFVIIFPKTPRDVVERICERIKENCEKYNQEIDKKHPIPLSIALGHATKEEKDEKMLEVLKRAEDRMYRNKLIEGKTFRDSVLKSLKNLLWENTFESESHENKIKELVSKMADILTLSDIEREALIFLSYFHDIGEIAIPKEIMRKPEKLTEDEFKKVKTHPEVGYRIAETSYELAPIAEYILTHHEWWNGEGYPRGLKKEEIPLVSRIFAIVDAYEVMISGRPYKRAKTKEETIEELKKFAGIQFDPNLVEVFANII